Proteins encoded together in one Myxocyprinus asiaticus isolate MX2 ecotype Aquarium Trade chromosome 21, UBuf_Myxa_2, whole genome shotgun sequence window:
- the LOC127411751 gene encoding interferon regulatory factor 1-like, translated as MHQGRLRLRPWLEEQIKSGTYPGVMWLDESARVFQIPWKHAARHGWNIDKDATLFRNWAIHTGRYKPGIDKPDPKTWKANFRCALNSLPDVKELQDKSMKKGHNAFRVYILLPHSKILKRRRAIRGLDSHIKSESPPPPTQRNTVLERFTENFWKFTDNCEHSEADVLRKDLLSRGVEEDQSNISATAQGLQLTKSDEHEQREAVLKIVDHLKNFEHWSPLYESDRSWRPANSTWMDCLCETMEFSGYSLHTDCNIHCNTSSAQYD; from the exons ATGCATCAGGGACGCCTGCGCTTGCGACCATGGTTAGAGGAACAGATCAAGTCGGGCACATATCCAGGTGTCATGTGGCTGGATGAG TCTGCCAGAGTTTTCCAGATTCCCTGGAAACATGCAGCCAGACATGGATGGAACATTGACAAGGACGCGACTCTGTTCAGAAACTGGGCGATTCACACAG GGCGATATAAACCTGGAATAGACAAACCTGACCCCAAGACATGGAAAGCAAACTTCCGCTGTGCGCTCAATTCACTGCCAGACGTCAAAGAGCTTCAAGATAAAAGCATGAAGAAAGGTCACAACGCTTTCAGAGTTTATATTCTCCTGCCACACAGCAAAATACTCAAGAGACGCAGAG CTATTAGAGGTTTGGATTCTCATATTAAATCAGAGTCTCCTCCACCACCAACACAAAGAAACACAGTGCTGGAGAGATTTACAG AGAACTTCTGGAAGTTCACAGACAATTGCGAGCATTCCGAGGCTGACGTACTGAGAAAAGATCTTCTCTCCAGAGGTGTTGAGGAGGACCAATCAAACATCAGCGCCACAGCACAGG GACTACAACTGACCAAAAGCGATGAGCATGAACAAAGAGAAGCCGTGCTGAAG ATTGTGGATCATCTGAAAAACTTTGAGCACTGGAGTCCATTATATGAAAGCGACAGAAGCTGGAGACCAGCAAACTCAACGTGGATGGACTGTCTCT GTGAAACAATGGAGTTTTCAGGTTATTCCCTCCACACAGACtgcaatattcactgtaatacctCATCAGCTCAATATGACTAG